The Pseudonocardia sp. HH130630-07 DNA window GGACGGCGGGTCCCGCGGCAACCCCGGCCCGGCCGGCTACGGCGCGGTCGTGCTCGACGCCGCGGGCCACCAGGTGCTCGCCGAGGTGTACGACGGCCTGGGCACCACCACGAACAACGTGGCGGAGTACCGCGGGTTGATCGCCGGCCTCACCGCCGCCGGGGAGCTGGGCGCGACCGAGGTCGACGCCCGACTGGACTCCAAGCTCGTCGTCGAGCAGATGAGCGGCCGCTGGAAGATCAAGAATCCGGCGCTGCAGGAGCTCGCGGACACCGCCCGTGAGCTCGCCGCCGGGTTCGAGGTCGTGTCGTTCACCTGGATCCCGCGGGCGCAGAACTCCCGGGCCGACGCGCTCGCGAACCGGGCGATGGACGGCGGGTCGAGCCCGGAGCTGGACCCGTCGCTGGCGGCCGGCCCGGCTCCCAAGCCGGCCCCGGCCCCCGCGGCGACGCCGGCCACCACCTGGACCGGTCAGGTCGGGACCCCGGTGCGGCTGATCCTGCTCCGGCACGGCCAGACCGAGCTGTCGGTCGAGCGCCGGTACTCCGGGCACGGCGACCCCGAGCTGACCGGGCTCGGCCAGCAGCAGGCGGCGGCCGCGGCCAGGGCCCTCGCGGACCGGCTGGACGCCCACGGCGTGCGGCCGGCGGTGGTGCTGTCCTCGCCGCTGCGCCGGGCCCGGCAGACCGCGGCGGCGGTCGCCGACACGACCGGCGCCGAGCTGGACGTGCGCGAGGCCCTGATCGAGACCGACTTCGGCGGCTGGGAGGGCCTGACCTTCGCCGAGGCCCGGGAACGCGACCCGGAGCTGCACGGCCGCTGGCTGGGATCGGCCGACGCCGCGCCGCCCGGCGGCGAGAGCTTCCGGGCCGTGGGGGAGCGGGTGGGTGCCGAGCTCACCCGGATCGTCGAGGAGTTCGCGGGGGAGACGGTGATCGTCGTCAGCCACGTGACCCCGATCAAGATGCTGCTCCGGGACGCGCTCGGGGCGGGGGACTCGGTGCTGTACCGGCTGCACCTGGACCTCGCGTGCACCAGCGTGGCGGACTTCTACCCCGACGGCGGCGCCTCGGTCCGGCTGGTCAACGACACGTCCTATCTCGACTGACCCCGACACTCCCGGACGGGGCGGCGCGCGGCTTGATCGATACCGGCGTGCCCCGAACGGGTTCGGTCCACTGCGCACCGTTGTCCGCGCGCCCCGCACGAGTGATGATCTGCGGCACCGTACGCGTCGGTCGGCGCACGGAGCGTGAGGATCGGCCCTGGTGACAGGGAGAACGGAGCAACGATGTCCGCAGGTGCGCTGTCACACGAGCACGACTACGGCTACGACCTCGCCCACGAGATGAAGACCATCGCCCGCCTGCCGCAGCAGCGCCGCGGCACGGCCCGCCCGGCCGGCCTCCCGGCCCGCGACCCGGACCCGGACACCGACCTCGGCCACGACATGGCCCACGAGAGCTGAACCCGCACCCGCGCCGGCGGGCCGGCGCGGCGGACGGGCTCAGAGGGAGAGGGCCAGCCACAGGGCGACGGTGGCGGCGAGCAGGGCCGCCGGGACCGTGAGCGCGCCGAGGGCGGTGAACGTCGCCGGCCGCGGCGGGTCCCCGTGGCCGGTGGCGATCCGGCGCCACAGCAGGGTCGCCAGCGAACCGGGGTAGGTCAGGTTCGGGCCGATGTTCACGCCGAGCAGGACCGCCAG harbors:
- a CDS encoding bifunctional RNase H/acid phosphatase, which gives rise to MRLVVEADGGSRGNPGPAGYGAVVLDAAGHQVLAEVYDGLGTTTNNVAEYRGLIAGLTAAGELGATEVDARLDSKLVVEQMSGRWKIKNPALQELADTARELAAGFEVVSFTWIPRAQNSRADALANRAMDGGSSPELDPSLAAGPAPKPAPAPAATPATTWTGQVGTPVRLILLRHGQTELSVERRYSGHGDPELTGLGQQQAAAAARALADRLDAHGVRPAVVLSSPLRRARQTAAAVADTTGAELDVREALIETDFGGWEGLTFAEARERDPELHGRWLGSADAAPPGGESFRAVGERVGAELTRIVEEFAGETVIVVSHVTPIKMLLRDALGAGDSVLYRLHLDLACTSVADFYPDGGASVRLVNDTSYLD